The genomic segment cttatatatagatatattcgTTTTTGTGAGTTTTTTTGCAAGTAATATgcaatttatattaaaaaaaaataatgtacattcatacatttcctcttatatatatatctatgcTTGTAGCATAACTgtaactacatttcccatgaggCGTTGCGGTGTAATACGTCATTGCCGTGCGCAGGGCTGAGGTGGCGTTAGAGAGAAGGTAAACACGTTGGGTTTTGGGGGATTATTGTTTCTAAATCAGATAATTGGACGAAGTTATCTGTAAACGATCTgttcatttgattgattgtgtttatgtagtgAGACTGTGACTGTCCGTGTCGTCCCCCTGCTGTTTATCCGCTCTCCGTGTTGTAGCAGCAGCGCTAAGCTAACGCTAAGCTAATTAAATGAGTCGCTCGGtacctgctccctctctctcctccaggtcGGTTCCCGGCGGGGTCTCATCATGACGAAGCTCCTGGAGTGGCTGCTCGGTGTGGCGGTGGTGGTCGCGGTCTGGGCGGTGGTGTCCTTCGACCTGTTGGACCTGAGCCTGCCGCTCGCGTACCGGGAGGTGGCCTGGCCGATGCCTCTCTACCTGTTGGTGTCGTTCGGCTGCTACTCGCTGGCCACCGTGGGCTACAGGGTGGCCACCTTCAATGACTGCGAGGAGGCGGCGagagagctgcaggagcagatCCGAGAAGCCAAAGAGGACCTGAGGAGAAAGGGCCTGAAGATGTGAAGCTTGACAAGGACCATGCAGAATCTTTTGATGGACTGTTGCACACAACCTGGTATCTGCACTCCTGAGGTTGGAGTCTCTAGTGTGAAATATGTTGGACGGACTTCCTGTTTCCAGCAGTTTCACCCTTCATTCATGCAGCCacgtttgtttttattcatgtattaaCCAGCATTAGTCGCACAACTGACTGATTTTTGTGTTACTCATAGATGACAACAAATAAGACTGAACTCTGAACTGAACTACAAACCTGTCTATTCAAAGATGTGTCTGAAGTAAAACAAGTTTGCAACATCCAGTTCTGTTCATATCAGCTTGTGGTTGCACTGATGACCATAGAAATAGAATACCAGTTATACGTTCAAAtcactgttgtgtttaattATCGTCTGTGACCAGTTGTTCATCACTGGAATCATCCAGACAGGCACTGAACTGTATAAGATCGCAAATGTCTGATTCAGAAACTCTGGACATTTGCCAGAACTTTTCCCGCCACCTCAAACTTTACAGGAACTCAGTGTAaaaataaagcaggaaaatgtccagaaaattcacagcgagcaaGTGGAcaagttgatgatgtttctaacacacaacagacataaaactataaaaaatcAAGAGAACAAAAATAATTCAGGATGTGCTATACACGAATAAGATGCAGAcaagtttctgttgttttgatcATATCTGttctggacaatctcctgctgatTTGCTCATATGTGAAAGttcaaagttcatgtctgaaaacacccTCTGACTAGATTCTCGGCCGGGAATTTTTACATTCTTTCAATCTGCGTCAGCTCCGCACAGTGTCGGCCTTGTCGTGCCTGTCTGGAGATTGTTGCTTGTCAGAATACATAGATTGTTATCTGTAGTGTACATTCCATTGTCCGGTTTCAGACCTGTTCCCTGTGGCTATTGCTGCGATGTAATTAAAATGGAGTATATTTTCTTCAGGTTTTCTGCctctgactgtttgtgtgtcattgttGGTCTGGGCTGGTTCAGAAGGTATGCGATTATGTGCATGAATTCTTGCATATATGATGCATATGACCCACATGGCCTGAGGGCTTTACATCAACTGGCCAATGTCTCCCTCTGTGCGAGAGACAGATCTCCTTTGTCCCATTTTGCAGCTAACGACATGGAATATACATTGTACAGCACTTCCATTGTTCCAATCAGAAAATACAAGTTAAATATGTCGTCCTGAAGAAATCCGATGTTGGCAAGTGCAGGTCTTTTGTGTGATCCTTAAAAGGCTGCCTCTGCTCATTTTCAGTGAGTCCCTGCTGTGAATAAACAAAGCATAGCCTGGCTAAAGGCGTCATTATAGGGTTTCAAAAGCTCCCATAACTTCAGAACAAATGCAAAGAGTTGGCAGTTCTCTGTGCTAGCTCTGCCTGTTGTGCCTTTTGGCTGCAGCCCCATCATGCCTTGCAACGTCACCCCCCGTGAATGTCTGCAAGCTGTTGCTCGAGCAGACTGGATGAAAGGCAACCTGTTATTTAGCAGAAAATCTTCGACTCTGGCAATTACACCAAAGGCTTCCCTCGGCAGGCAGTTATGTTCGTACTCGTAGCCACATGTGAAATAGTTGATCACTTTTTCTTTGTCATCATTCTCCCCCAGAATCTAACTTTGAAGACGTCCATCTGTTTCGTTCTCTTTCTACAGGCTATCAGACAAAAGTATATATCAGAGCGGGCCAGACGTTTTATAGCCCATTTACAGTGCATGTGAACagcatttctctttttaatccCTTATTCCAAACATGCAGCACATAAGCATTAACCCAGACATAGCTGCAGGCATTTGCATTATAGAAAATGTGATGAAGTGTAATCTCACGCATAGACAGAAAAGTGTTAGAGCTACGCCAACACAGATGACCTCAAACactaaagcttttttttaatatttataccATAGTGCATTTCATTACCCcggccaaggaggttatgttttcattcccgtccatttctttgtcattgttttagTAGGATTGCACAAAACTGCAGGACAggtttccatgaaacttggtgggtGGATGTGGTTTGgatcagagaagaacccattaaattttggtgctgCTCTGGATCAGATGGTAGATCCGGggtttttgtcactttcttcaacattgcggaatatggtgtttttttaaacattttcctcGATTCCTCAGAGGAGAATCTGATCTCAAGATCAAGATTCAAGATTTGAAAACAGTGACAATGTTGAAAAATCCAACgttaaagaaagaggaaagacaTTCCTGTATCCACCCCTTTGctcggatctgcaccaaagtatattgggttcttccctgatccatacCACATCATTCCACCACAGTTTTGTGGTTAACCactttgtagtttttgtgtaacgcCGCTAAAtatgagacaaacaaacactgataaaacataatctcctcATCAGATGTAACAGTGATTGAGTGTCAGGATTCATAAGAGAGGAATCACCTGATAAAGTTGCTGCAGTTACTTgaaacactgagaaaaaaatccataatAACGACTGGGAAGTAACTTTATATCTCCGCCTGTGTGCTCTCGTGGCTCGGAGGTGAGAGTTTTGCTCCTCTGATGAGAAGGCTGCAGAGAGCTGGCTTTGCATTTCAATGGACGTCTTGAAGATTCAGTGTTGTCGACTTTGAGAGCTGTTATTAGGGTGCATCATTTTAGCAGTGCAGCACTAACAGGCCCGGAGTCTGTGCTTGCTCTATTCAGCTGCCAGCTGATTATCCTCTGTTGTTGGTTTGAAGTCATGTAAGGtccctttttttctgctcttcttTCTTGGGAAATTAATCAGTGAAAACTTACAGGCAGTTGGATGCTTCATAttctcaaaaatgttttatcctCTGCTAAATTGCTTTGCTGTGCTTCATGTGCGTAGTAAGACCATTTCTACCAGGACAATAATAAGATAGATCAAAAGTTTTGCatgggagaaataaaaacagtcatAGTGTGTCCAAATTATGAGATACATAAGTCAGGATTTAGATTcactaaatcaaaataatgagATGCTAAAGCACTTACTTAGTCGAAATCCACCAGGAATGTACGTTATGCTTTCATGTCTGTTGTTCGCCAACTCAGCGTCTTGCCAGAAGACATTATGTTATTCTGTGGCAAAAGTTGAGTCAGGTTCAATGTTTCTGTCGGACGACCTGTcgttttatgtttgtgtgtgtgtgtgtgtgagagagtatgtgtgtgctggCACCATTGCTGCTCTGTCAGACTGAATTAcggagttgtgttttttttaattatgggCCAAAGTTGCTCTGAAAGTAGCTTTAATAAGAATTTTGGCTTACagtcagtgttttattattattctacaataaaacacaactgtACCTACTATATTTTATCCTTTTATTGGTGATTGTTAGCTTTTATACATAGCTTCATTATATCATTGACTGTAGCAGGTCAGATTTGACCTAAAACTAGACGAGTACATAGGCAGGAATATTACTGTACAGGAACTGAATAAAGATCAACcccataaaaatgtttattttgttttactaAATCCAGATCATTTTCCAGTTACACAGAGAGGCATTGAGAAATgtacaaaaatgtcaaaaaatgtagAATCCCACAATGttaaggaaagtgaaaaaaagaaaatctggaaCCAcaccctgatctggatctgcaccaacatttcaTGGGATCTTCTCTCGGCCATACAACAAcctagtttttgcataatcctgctgaataacaaatgacaaacaaaaatatttgtatcTATTGATTGATTCTTGTATCGCAAAGTGCTTAGTTCTGTACAGTTGTCGGTGTGATCTTAAATCTCTTAGAGATGGAACACGTCTACATggtttttgtgcatgttttcttttttttgagtGGTTCTCAGGGGATGACAGCCACTTCCCCACTTCTCAGAATTGCTCTTCTCTTGACACTGAGGGAGGCTGAGAAAGACGATGAACGTGCACAGAATGTTCTTCACCTTCTCCCCTCAAAGTGTCACAGTGAGAAGCATCAGTTAAATTGGGAAAAGTGAAACAGGAGGAAATCTAATGGGGGTTGAGCGGGCGGCGGGGTTGTGCCCGCAGCATGGCCCCACTCAGACCTTGAGAcactataaaaaacatttctagaGACACTAAAGTGACACTGCTGGGAGCAAATCCATCCAGACAGGCTGAGAACCAAGACTGTAAAATGATAGGTTATCATTTCTCTGCACAGAAAAtacttctcttttctcccacccaCACGTTTCACAGCAAAACCTCAAAAACGTCCAGAGACGGGCAGAAGGAGAGACGGGGAGCTGGTAATCGAGGCCCAGAGCTGAAGGAGATGGAGGTCAGATGTATCTGATACAGGAAGGGTGAACAACAATGGCAGGTTGAAAGAGCGACGCGATCTGGAATagaaacagacacatacagagagagtgaataaaaaaaaaaaaagtggaagtGAGAGTGAATAAAAAGGTTTGAGTGACTAAGTGACACGGACAGGAAACCAAAAGCATGAGCTGGAACAAGACAGACGACCCAGGCAGCAGCCAAAAGTGTATGACAGGACTTTTTCAGGAAGAGAAGACCACACCCTGACCACCGGCGATGGCAGCCGACCAAAATCTGTGGCGTTTGAACCCAGAGGCTCCGACTCACCCTGTGTAACTTAAGTGTTTCCTCCCATCAGCCCCCACTGACCCTGACTTAGAGCTTTTAAAGGCCGAAGAGAGAATAAAGGAGCTTCGAAACAGGTCAGCTATGCTAAAACGAAATTTAATCCCAGCATGCAGTGCATCATCACTGCATAAAACAACGATGTGAACGAGGCTGAAGAGTCACTCAGGGGTCAGCCTATTGTTCTTTCCCAGCTCATAAACAGCTGCTCTGATACTTACAGGACGCCGGGTTCCCGTTCCGAGGCGACGACGAGGCTTATAAATGCTACAAATAGCTACACTAACATTAGGTAACCTCCCAGAGGCCCTGTGAGGCAGATACACTCCTGGCTCCTCTGAGGAGTAACATACGCTCGCAGGCAGACAGGGACCGGTCGTCACGCGTCCCGCTGATAGCGATGGCGCGACCCAGTGTGGAGATGCGGAGACGAACCAGCTGCCCACGCCAAACCCATTCTGAATCATGGATCTTTCTCGCTGCGTCTCGTGGCCTCCTCCCAGTTTGTAGTGTCACACACTGTTAGCTCACTTCTCGCTCTGTTTAACACCGATGACTGATAAATTGATTAAAGCCCAGGTTTTTTTGGGGCTTGTtggtaaatgtttgatttaatttagcTCCAGTCATGTTGACTttgaatcaaacatttgttttttagaataaataaatatactcaGCGGtcttcaaaaaaataaaactttaaaatactcTTCTAACCATCTGGATGAAAAGTATTTCAACTCAAATGTGAAAAGGTTTATCATCAGTTCAAGTCCACATCGCTACGTCTGCCAAGAAGGTTATGGTTTCACCCtcgtccgtttgtttgtttgtaagtaagattacacagaaaccactggatggatttccatgaaactttccACTTACAAGATAGGGCGTTTTCAACCTCTAcaattttcccagggaatagtTTATGGATCCAGAtgaaaatgagtgtgtgcatctggtgaagcttgattgaattcaaggggatTGTTcggtcttggtggaggtgtgtgctcGACTGAGAGCCATTCTAGAGCACACACCTCGGCCAAGTCCCAACAGTCCCTCTAAGAAACgacatttaaaatcagaagattcacattttatttcgaTCTGAACCAAATGTCACATTCACCTGTGACACTTCAACAACTGTCACTTCAACAACTGTCACTGTGTCAAAAAAGCAGTTGGTGCAAACTGAATCTCCGAAGATCAATTGCTGTGACTCAAAAGCAAAGAGTTATACAGTCGAGGCACAAGCCGAGGCAGAGAGTTTGATTCATGATCACTTTCCATCTATGAAATGAGGCTTTAAAATCTGATGCAaacattttatgtgtttttttccccccttgcTAAGATTGTGTTCACAGGGTGTTCTTGATTTCCATGTTGGCTCCATGTTTATCTCTTGACTGCCCTTTACATTTATTACAGCGTTAAAGGTTTCACACTTGCCACTCACATTTACTCAAGCTGCTCCATCGAACGAGCgagtaaataaaaagaattgtCTCCTCTTGACGAGCTTCTACTTGGCGGAGCCTCTTCTTAGGGTCAGCGGTTAAGGGGCCTGTCCGCCAGCCTTAATTTATGGCCGTCTCTTTGAAAACACTGGGGAGCTGTGAGGCTGCGGCACCAGTTTTTGGTGCTACAGCTGTTTTTACTGTCACGGCCGTAAAGCTCCCCtgggaagagagagacaagagaaggagagaggagaacaatGGCTTGTCATGCAACTTGCACATGAGCAAAGATTccgaggaggtgtgtgtgtgcttgtactTGTAGATtggtgaggaccattttgagcatagaccttacagagtgaggacattttgggaaagtacGGACATTGTGGCCGGTTGTCACTTTTTCAAAGGCTTGTTTGACTTTGGCttttagggttaaggttagaattagggttaggcatttagttgtgatggttaaagtTAGGGTAAGAGGCTGGCTAATGTGTTACAGCAAttagtgtcctcactaagatagaagtacaagaatGTATTAGGATGGGTGTTGTAGATCATGGTAGAAGATTTCCAGAAGGGTGAGATGAAAGTCAAAGCATCACACCTGTGATTTCATGCCAGAAGGCAACCCTGATggctctcctttttttcccttcatctctgtgctGTAGCCTTTTCCGGTCTTGGCCATGATTTGGTTCAACTCTGTCCCATTAGTGTGGGTGAGCCATTatctctgtgattggctccactgATGAGATCTTCCTGTTTGAGAAACGGTTTGggtattttcctgaaattgttTTAGCACCAAAATCACCTTATAGTCTGGATCCAGAGAGAACAATTGATCTTTCATTTATAGGAGGATGATTGTGTTCGGAAGCTGGATTATTGGGTTTTATTTAGAGGAGATGATTACAAATTTATCCAAATACATATGTAGTGAAAACAGAGAACCTACAGTTgttgctttgagctaaatgcaaAAGCCAGCATGTCAACAAACAATTGCAATGCTGCCATATTGATATTCAGCTTGTTTAATGTTTACCATTGTCATCCTTTGTCATGCTAACTTATGCTAATTGCTAAACACAGCACTGCTGAGGTTGATGGGATAATATACAAGTTAACATTATGACCTGATCATGGCACTAGATGAAAAGATAAAGGATGGAGGATGTCGAGTGCTTGCATCTTATTGATAACACGACTCTATCCCTAATTCGCTACCCAGGCTGGCTCCAAATGCGGAATATGGCAGTGTCCATAACATgggtattttggcttcatttctggatagtgacaggaagtggagatacCTCGTTAATCATTATTCACACTCTTCGGGATAACTAAAGAAGGCCTGCACAATTCTTTTCATGCTTAAGATACATACAGGCTGACCAACTCAGCAACAAGTCCCTAAaccagaatataaatataacttttATAGTTACGGCATTAAAGTTACATTATTATGCAGAAATAAAACCTTCTATGGCCTTGCATCATAGTTAATCACATCTCGACCACATCATGACGTTGAAATATGAGAGTATAAACACTGTGTGAGAAGAAATGGCTGCAACACACTTTTTAACTGCTGGTTAGAAAGCtgcatttaaactttattttgttgatgctggAGAGGCAGTCTGACTCTGATTCA from the Paralichthys olivaceus isolate ysfri-2021 chromosome 20, ASM2471397v2, whole genome shotgun sequence genome contains:
- the dpm3 gene encoding dolichol-phosphate mannosyltransferase subunit 3, with the translated sequence MTKLLEWLLGVAVVVAVWAVVSFDLLDLSLPLAYREVAWPMPLYLLVSFGCYSLATVGYRVATFNDCEEAARELQEQIREAKEDLRRKGLKM